A section of the Aminiphilus circumscriptus DSM 16581 genome encodes:
- a CDS encoding aconitase X swivel domain-containing protein translates to MSGVERTYRCRCIVKGSGCGEAIVSREPMCFYLCDPETGTVIEKSHPLQGKSLAGKVLVLQSGKGSSVVQVDGFYQLWVKGKLPAAIIVRETEPVLVSSAVVVDAVMVDRLEADPFDVIRDGDWVEVDADEQLVRVRAAP, encoded by the coding sequence ATGAGCGGAGTTGAACGAACCTATCGGTGCCGATGCATCGTGAAGGGAAGCGGGTGCGGAGAGGCCATCGTCTCTAGGGAACCCATGTGTTTCTACCTGTGCGATCCCGAGACCGGGACGGTCATCGAGAAAAGTCATCCCCTGCAGGGAAAATCGCTGGCCGGAAAAGTTCTTGTGCTCCAATCCGGAAAGGGGAGTTCCGTCGTGCAGGTGGACGGATTCTATCAGCTCTGGGTGAAAGGGAAACTTCCGGCAGCCATCATCGTCAGGGAGACCGAGCCTGTTCTCGTGTCTTCGGCTGTGGTCGTCGATGCCGTTATGGTGGATCGCCTCGAAGCGGACCCCTTCGATGTCATCCGCGATGGAGACTGGGTGGAAGTAGATGCGGACGAACAGCTTGTTCGCGTCAGGGCCGCACCGTGA